The following proteins come from a genomic window of Chelonia mydas isolate rCheMyd1 chromosome 15, rCheMyd1.pri.v2, whole genome shotgun sequence:
- the LOC102931986 gene encoding cytochrome c oxidase subunit 6A1, mitochondrial — MAALARVSRLLLAGAPRAPLGRLMSAAAHGEAGAAQTWKILSFVVALPGVGVCMLNCYLKMQHEHERDEFVPYAHLRIRTKPFPWGDGTKTLFHNPHANALPTGYEEDH; from the exons ATGGCGGCGCTCGCAAGAGTCTCCCGGCTGCTTCTCGCCGGCGCCCCCCGGGCCCCGTTGGGACGGCTCATGTCGGCAGCGGCTCAcggggaggctggggcag CTCAGACATGGAAGATCCTGTCTTTTGTGGTTgctcttcctggtgttggtgtATGCATGCTGAACTGCTACTTAAAGATGCAGCATGAACATGAAAGAGACGAGTTTGTTCCTTATGCTCACCTCCGCATCAGGACCAAG CCCTTCCCATGGGGAGATGGGACCAAAACTCTGTTTCACAACCCTCATGCTAATGCTCTCCCGACTGGCTATGAAGAGGATCACTGA